The sequence CCAATTGAGCCACAAGCCTCTGTAAAATCAATATAAATTTATTTAGTCTCTTTATGAACAGTATGTTCTTTGCAGAATTTGCAATATTTTTTTATTTCTAATCTTTCTCGTTGG is a genomic window of Orenia marismortui DSM 5156 containing:
- the rpmG gene encoding 50S ribosomal protein L33; amino-acid sequence: MREIITLECTDCKRRNYSTTKNKKNQRERLEIKKYCKFCKEHTVHKETK